A single region of the Pseudanabaena sp. FACHB-2040 genome encodes:
- the smc gene encoding chromosome segregation protein SMC — protein sequence MHIKRVELSHFKSFGGTTQVPLMPGFTVISGPNGSGKSNILDALLFALGLASSKGMRADRLPDLVNQNQANRRSTSEASVTVTFDISDVPPELLQGEAFDNSITAAVAGSQVGAEGTVAVADKVVPLAATPQEWTVTRRLRVTPQGTYTSNYFINGEACTLNELHDQLQRFRIYPEGYNVVLQGDVTSIISMNPRERREIIDELAGVASFDRKINQAREKLEVVKDREERFRIVERELQGQLERLAQDRQKAERYQKLKAQFQEKSQWERVLVWRSQQTKLQALLQQIEEGEREAAQLVQTIAESSGALTTLGAELETLNARVKALGEDEHLALQAKLATQEAELRQLQRQEQELKQASYGTTEGLRQAQIAIQNHQRDLEALAQEIADLETGELIQLAQARDAVQRELNERREAASAIASASEAWVQEQTQLRHQVEALLTSLEPQRAEQVRLQERFSQLEQQIQSHTDTLQALTAEANSQEEQAQTLATRELAAAEKTVQILAQQLTELEQELNVQRETQTRLLREQRDSQRQLDKLEAQVQALQESQGTQSTKVLLDSGLKGICGLIAQLGKVEPRYQMALEIAAGGRLGYLVVENDSIAARGIELLKQRRAGRATFLPLNAIRAPKFTPISAWQRPDGFIDYAVNLIDCEPRYQEVFTYVFGNTVVFETLEEARRHLGQFRIVTLDGEMLETSGAMTGGSLLRRQGGLHFGTVEPAESDEAKALRNRLQEIEMILARCERTIEQATSTLRQTSQALVEARQRHRELELQVKQNQTQHQQLHERQSQSQSQLDRCQQELTAVQARLQALAATLPAQESAIQAKRQALAELEQSQSHGEWQQAQAQIRGLEGQLSERQQTLQVAERHLQERQTQRERLESAIQQNQQRLDTLRQQQRQQQTQLEALEAQQTELAAAADQSRQAIAVLDQTLATEKANRDRIEYQLRERQNAKQQQEWQRQKLLEVQQERRQQQTVLQAQLEAQAAELPDPLPEIPVELDLETLEKELRSLQRRLEALEPVNMLALEEYNRTQERLEDLSQKLGTLEEERTELLLRVENFTTLRRQAFQEAFNAVNKNFEAIFAELSDGDGHLQLDDSQDPFNGGLNLVAHPKGKPVRRLASMSGGEKSLTALSFIFALQRYRPSPFYAFDEVDMFLDGANVERLSRMIKHQAKQAQFIVVSLRRPMIESSQRTIGVTQARGAYTQVLGIDLQSKSAATV from the coding sequence ACAACTCCATTACGGCTGCGGTGGCAGGATCTCAGGTCGGGGCAGAGGGAACGGTGGCCGTGGCTGACAAGGTTGTGCCCCTAGCCGCAACTCCCCAAGAATGGACCGTGACTCGGCGGCTGCGGGTAACTCCTCAGGGCACCTATACCTCCAACTATTTTATTAACGGCGAAGCCTGCACCCTCAACGAGTTGCATGATCAGCTACAGCGCTTCCGCATTTACCCCGAAGGATATAACGTCGTTCTGCAGGGAGATGTGACCAGCATCATCTCGATGAACCCTCGGGAGCGGCGAGAAATTATTGATGAACTGGCCGGAGTTGCCTCCTTTGACCGCAAGATCAATCAGGCCCGAGAAAAGCTAGAAGTGGTCAAAGACCGCGAGGAGCGCTTTCGGATTGTAGAGCGCGAGCTGCAGGGCCAGCTAGAGCGCTTGGCCCAAGACCGACAAAAGGCTGAACGCTATCAAAAGCTAAAGGCCCAGTTTCAGGAAAAAAGCCAGTGGGAGCGGGTATTGGTATGGCGCAGTCAGCAGACCAAGCTACAGGCGCTACTGCAGCAAATTGAGGAGGGCGAGCGAGAAGCCGCTCAGCTAGTTCAAACTATTGCCGAGTCTAGCGGGGCCCTGACTACCCTGGGGGCTGAGCTAGAAACGCTGAATGCTCGGGTCAAAGCTCTGGGTGAAGATGAGCACCTAGCCCTGCAGGCCAAGTTGGCAACTCAAGAGGCAGAGTTGCGCCAGCTCCAGCGGCAGGAACAGGAGCTCAAGCAGGCCAGCTATGGCACAACAGAGGGGCTGCGCCAGGCTCAGATCGCCATTCAGAATCACCAGCGAGATCTGGAGGCGCTGGCTCAGGAAATCGCAGACCTAGAAACTGGGGAGCTGATCCAGCTGGCTCAGGCTCGAGATGCGGTGCAGCGAGAGCTAAATGAGCGGCGAGAGGCGGCTAGTGCGATCGCATCTGCCTCCGAAGCCTGGGTGCAGGAGCAGACCCAGCTGCGGCATCAGGTCGAAGCCCTACTGACCTCGCTAGAGCCACAGCGGGCCGAGCAGGTTCGTTTGCAGGAGCGGTTTTCCCAACTAGAGCAGCAGATTCAGAGCCACACAGACACCCTACAAGCCCTAACCGCAGAAGCCAACAGCCAAGAAGAACAGGCTCAAACCCTCGCTACTCGGGAACTGGCTGCGGCTGAAAAAACGGTGCAAATTCTGGCCCAACAGTTGACAGAGCTTGAGCAGGAACTCAATGTCCAGCGCGAGACCCAGACCCGGCTCTTGCGAGAGCAGCGAGACAGCCAGCGCCAGCTCGATAAGCTAGAGGCCCAGGTGCAGGCCCTGCAGGAAAGCCAGGGCACCCAGTCCACCAAGGTTCTGCTGGATAGCGGCCTAAAAGGCATTTGTGGGCTAATAGCGCAGCTAGGCAAAGTAGAGCCTCGCTATCAGATGGCGCTAGAGATTGCGGCTGGCGGTCGTTTGGGCTATCTAGTGGTCGAAAACGACAGCATTGCCGCTCGCGGCATTGAGCTGCTTAAGCAGCGCCGAGCCGGACGGGCCACTTTCTTACCGCTGAACGCCATTCGAGCGCCCAAGTTCACCCCCATCTCGGCCTGGCAGCGACCCGATGGCTTTATTGACTACGCTGTTAACCTGATCGACTGCGAACCTCGTTACCAAGAAGTCTTTACTTACGTCTTTGGCAATACGGTGGTGTTTGAGACGCTGGAGGAAGCTCGTCGACACTTGGGTCAGTTTCGCATCGTCACACTGGATGGGGAAATGCTGGAGACTAGCGGGGCGATGACCGGCGGGAGTCTGTTGCGCCGGCAGGGTGGGCTGCATTTCGGCACCGTTGAACCGGCCGAGTCGGATGAAGCCAAAGCGCTGCGCAACCGACTGCAGGAAATCGAGATGATTTTGGCTCGTTGCGAAAGAACTATTGAGCAGGCCACGTCAACTCTGCGCCAGACCTCCCAGGCTTTGGTGGAGGCCCGTCAGCGCCACCGAGAGCTGGAGCTGCAGGTCAAACAAAACCAGACCCAACACCAGCAGCTGCATGAGCGCCAATCCCAGTCGCAGTCTCAGCTCGATCGCTGCCAGCAAGAGCTGACTGCCGTTCAAGCACGGCTGCAGGCCCTAGCCGCGACTCTGCCAGCCCAGGAGAGCGCAATTCAAGCAAAGCGGCAGGCCCTAGCTGAGCTAGAGCAGTCCCAGAGCCACGGTGAGTGGCAGCAGGCCCAAGCCCAGATCCGGGGCTTAGAAGGGCAGTTAAGCGAACGACAGCAGACTCTACAGGTCGCAGAACGGCACCTCCAGGAGCGCCAGACTCAGCGGGAGCGCCTAGAATCTGCCATTCAGCAGAACCAGCAGCGGCTAGATACCCTGCGGCAGCAGCAGCGGCAGCAGCAAACCCAGCTAGAGGCGCTAGAGGCTCAGCAGACTGAGCTGGCAGCGGCAGCAGACCAGTCCCGGCAGGCCATCGCTGTGCTCGACCAAACCCTGGCGACAGAAAAGGCCAATCGCGATCGCATCGAGTACCAGCTGCGCGAACGGCAAAATGCCAAGCAACAGCAGGAGTGGCAGCGGCAAAAGTTGCTAGAGGTGCAGCAGGAGCGACGGCAGCAGCAGACAGTTCTGCAGGCCCAGCTAGAGGCCCAAGCTGCAGAACTGCCCGACCCTCTACCTGAAATTCCGGTAGAGCTCGATCTAGAAACGCTAGAGAAAGAGTTGCGATCGCTCCAGCGCCGTTTAGAAGCCCTGGAGCCAGTGAACATGCTGGCCCTAGAAGAATACAACCGCACCCAGGAGCGTTTAGAAGACCTGAGCCAGAAGCTTGGCACCCTAGAAGAAGAGCGCACCGAACTGCTGCTGCGGGTCGAAAACTTTACCACCCTGCGACGGCAGGCTTTCCAGGAAGCCTTTAATGCGGTCAACAAAAACTTCGAGGCCATCTTTGCCGAACTTTCAGATGGCGACGGACACCTCCAGCTCGATGACTCCCAAGATCCTTTCAATGGCGGGTTAAACCTAGTGGCCCACCCGAAGGGCAAGCCTGTGCGGCGATTGGCTTCTATGTCAGGGGGCGAAAAATCCCTGACGGCTCTAAGCTTTATCTTTGCGCTACAGCGCTACCGACCCTCGCCGTTCTACGCCTTCGATGAGGTCGATATGTTCCTAGATGGAGCCAACGTCGAGCGGCTGTCTCGCATGATCAAGCACCAGGCGAAACAGGCCCAGTTCATTGTGGTCAGTCTGCGCCGTCCGATGATTGAGTCGTCGCAGCGCACTATCGGCGTCACCCAGGCTCGGGGGGCCTATACCCAGGTTTTGGGCATTGATCTTCAGTCCAAGAGCGCCGCTACAGTGTAA
- a CDS encoding protein kinase: MPPSPAFKPVIPHGVPEVNRGHRTLAAIVLTDAVGFSARMSQDEELTLTLIQRDQQLMQQLCQQFEGQVLKSTGDGLLLYFVSAVQAVTCALEIQKELTRINGDMEPNKVLLHRIGVHLGDVFFSQSDVMGNGVNIAARLQTEAQPGGICISQVVYDVVKSRLALNATFAGPLQLKNIQEAVPAYHLVQTGAQPEQTPAPALVPTASRDRLNSGIRVGGRYTVQRVLGQGGFGRSYLVEDTQRFGEPCVLKEFFPASKSARSLQKALDLFKREAKTLYQLNHPQVPKFLACFTQGQRLFIVQEYIDGVTYSQLLRQRKQQGQRFSETEVTQWLVQMLQVLDHLHQLKIVHRDISPDNIIYSRDRQLPVLIDFGLVNNTVSNLLVGGDEDESDEEDKDEAKPATMVGKFGYSPPEQMHLGQCYPCSDLYALGVTALVLLTGKYPRELMDRDSLEWRWQAHVTLSRPLTNVLNRLTRQKPRERYQSAWEVMQALSDLSAYTSPLPQARTIPVPVGQGFAAIPAGIDSAPDHSLTRLPTRLSDPAFIEQCRQALTRCIGPMASLVIEDALDQHPEATPEELVDLLAAQISDGQQMTDFVSRITLPEPTGETPSSNPISSGTHPRAPISQDRPSIAPEFLQRCRQELTRCIGPMAEYVIEETLADYPNLDAQNLVFRLAAEIPDARKAAEFQQKLK; this comes from the coding sequence ATGCCTCCCAGTCCTGCCTTTAAACCTGTCATACCGCACGGAGTTCCCGAGGTGAACCGAGGACACCGCACCCTGGCCGCAATTGTGCTGACGGATGCTGTCGGCTTTAGCGCCCGCATGTCCCAGGATGAAGAACTCACCCTAACCCTGATTCAGCGGGACCAGCAGCTTATGCAGCAGCTCTGCCAGCAGTTTGAGGGGCAGGTGCTCAAGTCTACAGGGGATGGGCTGCTGCTGTACTTTGTCAGTGCGGTGCAGGCCGTAACTTGCGCGCTGGAAATTCAGAAGGAACTGACCCGCATCAATGGCGACATGGAACCCAACAAGGTGTTGCTGCACCGCATTGGGGTGCACCTAGGGGACGTGTTTTTCAGCCAGTCAGATGTTATGGGTAACGGGGTCAATATTGCTGCTCGTTTGCAAACCGAAGCTCAGCCTGGGGGCATCTGCATTTCCCAGGTCGTCTACGATGTTGTGAAATCACGCCTCGCTTTGAATGCCACTTTTGCCGGACCGCTGCAGCTCAAAAACATCCAGGAGGCGGTTCCGGCCTATCACCTAGTACAAACCGGCGCTCAGCCTGAGCAAACTCCGGCTCCAGCCCTAGTTCCGACGGCTTCGCGCGACCGATTGAACTCCGGCATTCGCGTGGGTGGCCGATACACGGTACAGCGAGTATTGGGGCAGGGCGGGTTTGGTCGATCTTATTTAGTAGAAGACACCCAGCGGTTTGGTGAACCCTGCGTTCTAAAAGAGTTTTTCCCGGCTAGCAAGTCAGCTCGGTCGCTACAAAAGGCCCTGGACCTATTCAAGCGAGAAGCGAAGACACTCTATCAGCTTAACCATCCCCAGGTGCCTAAGTTTTTAGCCTGCTTCACCCAGGGACAGCGGCTGTTCATTGTGCAGGAGTACATTGATGGCGTTACCTACTCCCAACTGCTGAGGCAGCGCAAGCAGCAGGGGCAGCGGTTTTCCGAAACTGAGGTGACTCAATGGCTAGTGCAGATGCTTCAGGTGCTCGACCATCTGCATCAGCTAAAGATCGTACACCGGGATATTTCGCCCGACAACATCATTTATTCGCGCGATCGCCAACTGCCGGTTCTAATCGATTTTGGCTTGGTCAATAATACAGTCTCTAATCTGCTGGTGGGGGGCGATGAGGATGAAAGCGACGAAGAGGACAAAGACGAGGCCAAGCCTGCCACGATGGTCGGCAAGTTTGGTTACTCTCCGCCGGAGCAAATGCATCTGGGCCAGTGCTACCCCTGCAGCGATCTGTATGCCCTGGGCGTGACCGCCCTGGTGCTGCTGACCGGCAAGTATCCCCGTGAGCTGATGGACCGTGACTCGTTGGAGTGGCGGTGGCAAGCTCACGTAACGCTGAGCCGACCCCTAACTAACGTGCTCAACCGGCTTACGCGGCAGAAGCCCAGAGAGCGCTATCAGAGCGCCTGGGAGGTTATGCAGGCACTGTCTGATCTCTCTGCTTATACCTCTCCATTACCCCAGGCAAGGACAATACCAGTCCCGGTGGGACAGGGCTTTGCGGCTATTCCTGCAGGAATCGACTCTGCCCCAGACCATTCCTTGACCCGTTTGCCAACCCGGTTGAGCGATCCGGCCTTTATCGAGCAATGCCGGCAAGCGCTGACCCGCTGCATTGGCCCCATGGCCAGCTTGGTGATTGAAGATGCTTTGGATCAACACCCCGAGGCCACTCCAGAGGAACTGGTCGATCTGCTAGCCGCCCAAATTTCCGACGGTCAGCAAATGACAGACTTTGTCAGCCGCATTACCCTACCAGAGCCGACCGGCGAAACCCCCAGTAGCAATCCTATCTCTAGCGGTACTCACCCCCGCGCCCCCATTTCTCAAGACCGCCCAAGTATCGCGCCTGAGTTTTTGCAGCGCTGCCGCCAGGAGCTGACCCGCTGCATTGGCCCGATGGCCGAGTATGTCATTGAAGAAACCTTGGCCGACTATCCCAATCTGGATGCGCAGAATCTGGTTTTTCGGCTGGCCGCTGAGATCCCTGATGCGCGTAAAGCGGCTGAGTTTCAGCAGAAGCTGAAGTAG
- a CDS encoding nuclear transport factor 2 family protein, translated as MRPLPLSLPLLTLGLALAGGLSPAVAAPPETAPGELVQVLSQIEAASDARDMAAVMATYGPSFTTADGFSRDQFEQTLQQFWQQYATLDYDIELVAWEPSDGGFTAETITRIQGTQAQPNRQLELTAEVRSRQRFENGQIVYQEVLAEQSQLTTGANPPSLTVNLPNQIAPGAKYSFDAIVQEPLRNRSLLGVALDEGVTAEDFLAPRPLLLESLSAGGLFKVGQAPEQPDNRWISAIIVREDGITVETRRLRIDGAQ; from the coding sequence ATGCGCCCCTTGCCCCTATCCTTACCCCTGCTTACGCTCGGGCTTGCCCTGGCTGGAGGACTGTCTCCAGCGGTTGCGGCTCCCCCAGAAACGGCTCCTGGCGAACTGGTGCAGGTTCTCAGCCAAATTGAAGCTGCCTCTGATGCTCGTGACATGGCAGCGGTGATGGCTACCTACGGACCCAGCTTTACCACCGCTGATGGCTTTAGCCGGGATCAGTTTGAGCAGACGCTGCAGCAGTTCTGGCAGCAATACGCCACGCTCGACTACGACATTGAGCTAGTTGCCTGGGAGCCTAGCGACGGTGGGTTTACGGCTGAAACCATTACTCGCATCCAGGGCACTCAAGCCCAGCCCAATCGCCAGCTAGAGCTGACTGCGGAGGTGCGATCGCGTCAGCGCTTCGAGAATGGCCAGATTGTTTATCAAGAAGTTCTGGCGGAGCAAAGTCAGCTCACAACGGGGGCAAATCCCCCCTCCCTCACGGTTAACCTGCCAAACCAGATTGCTCCGGGGGCAAAGTATAGCTTTGACGCCATCGTGCAAGAACCTTTGAGAAACCGCTCTCTCTTAGGCGTTGCTCTAGATGAGGGCGTCACTGCTGAAGATTTTCTTGCGCCTCGACCGCTGCTATTGGAGTCACTGAGTGCTGGTGGGCTGTTTAAGGTGGGCCAAGCCCCTGAGCAACCCGACAATCGCTGGATCTCAGCGATTATCGTGCGGGAAGACGGCATTACCGTCGAAACCCGAAGACTGCGTATTGATGGAGCCCAGTAA
- a CDS encoding CU044_2847 family protein codes for MTQLVPIRLEDGTEIYIEATEDVVAPTADIYNNGNGSEPLEPTRTAKGIPFPGNTAQVQMAQSFKAIEGTIRAYTNHTMNAFKDMACANVEKVTLEFGLKVGGEAGVPYVTKGTAESNLKITVECSFPPSLDAEK; via the coding sequence ATGACCCAACTCGTTCCCATTCGCCTGGAAGACGGCACCGAAATCTATATTGAAGCCACAGAAGACGTGGTAGCCCCGACAGCAGACATTTACAACAACGGAAATGGCTCTGAGCCTCTAGAACCCACCCGCACTGCCAAGGGAATTCCCTTCCCCGGCAATACCGCTCAGGTGCAGATGGCGCAAAGTTTCAAAGCCATCGAAGGCACAATTCGGGCTTACACCAACCACACCATGAATGCCTTCAAAGATATGGCCTGCGCCAACGTGGAAAAAGTAACCCTAGAGTTTGGCCTGAAAGTCGGCGGCGAAGCAGGCGTACCCTACGTCACTAAAGGCACAGCAGAGAGCAATCTGAAGATCACGGTGGAGTGTTCTTTTCCGCCTAGTTTAGACGCGGAGAAATAG
- a CDS encoding 2TM domain-containing protein, with protein MTERYVGDDALLYPAEEAQQILQIAIAHETESGELSRTQLLEIAAELGIASETLLAAEQEWKVRKFELADQKLFDQQRRQRFQHGLSQFVIFGGFSLGLNFLVGGWLIWPIYLIFGPWALKLVWDAWRIYQHNDYTYAQEFERWRRKKQVKRAVNRFFSWLSGL; from the coding sequence ATGACAGAACGGTATGTAGGCGATGATGCGCTGCTTTATCCGGCAGAAGAGGCCCAGCAGATTTTGCAAATTGCGATCGCGCATGAAACTGAATCGGGTGAGCTTTCTCGCACCCAACTGCTAGAGATTGCGGCAGAACTGGGCATTGCTTCTGAAACCCTGCTGGCAGCTGAGCAGGAGTGGAAAGTTCGTAAGTTTGAGCTAGCCGACCAAAAGCTGTTTGACCAGCAGCGGCGGCAGCGGTTTCAGCATGGCCTGTCTCAGTTTGTCATCTTTGGCGGGTTTTCCCTCGGCCTCAATTTTTTGGTGGGGGGTTGGCTGATCTGGCCTATCTATCTCATTTTTGGTCCTTGGGCGCTGAAGCTGGTTTGGGATGCTTGGCGCATTTACCAGCACAATGACTACACCTATGCCCAGGAGTTTGAGCGCTGGCGGCGGAAAAAGCAGGTAAAGCGGGCCGTTAATCGTTTCTTTAGCTGGCTTTCTGGTCTCTAG
- the purQ gene encoding phosphoribosylformylglycinamidine synthase subunit PurQ — protein sequence MKFGVIVFPGSNCDRDVVYVTRDVLQQPTRMIWHEDSDLSDIDVVVVPGGFSYGDYLRCGAIARFSPAMQATVEHAKQGKQVLGICNGFQILTEMGLLPGALVRNRDLNFICDRVPLRVERTDLPWTSQYQLGQVITLPIAHGEGCYYADEATLAELEANRQIVLRYSDADGEVSEASNLNGSLQNIAGICNQQGNVIGMMPHPERAADALLGGTDGLGIFESVLRVAVAA from the coding sequence ATGAAATTCGGCGTTATTGTTTTTCCCGGTTCAAACTGCGATCGCGATGTGGTCTACGTCACGCGGGACGTGCTGCAACAGCCCACTCGCATGATCTGGCACGAGGACAGCGACCTGTCTGACATTGACGTGGTGGTGGTGCCGGGTGGCTTTAGCTATGGTGACTATCTACGCTGCGGGGCAATTGCTCGGTTTTCTCCGGCCATGCAGGCAACGGTCGAGCATGCTAAACAGGGCAAGCAGGTTCTAGGGATTTGCAACGGCTTTCAGATTTTGACTGAGATGGGGCTGCTGCCAGGGGCGCTGGTGCGCAACCGCGATCTCAACTTTATTTGCGATCGCGTTCCCCTACGAGTCGAGCGCACCGACTTGCCTTGGACTAGCCAGTACCAGCTCGGCCAAGTCATTACCCTACCCATTGCCCACGGCGAGGGTTGCTACTATGCCGACGAGGCCACTTTGGCCGAACTAGAGGCCAACCGCCAAATCGTGCTGCGTTACAGTGATGCCGATGGCGAGGTGTCTGAAGCCAGCAACCTCAACGGATCGCTGCAGAACATTGCAGGGATTTGTAACCAGCAAGGTAACGTCATTGGCATGATGCCCCACCCAGAGCGAGCAGCAGACGCGCTCCTCGGCGGGACAGACGGCCTAGGCATCTTTGAGAGTGTTTTAAGGGTCGCGGTAGCTGCGTAA
- a CDS encoding PhnD/SsuA/transferrin family substrate-binding protein produces MARLRRLFAIALLGLLVAWVLALAGCGESPSAAPPTRLTVGLVSYDADSGLVEKYERFQAYLAERLKATVELDPAFNELRAVEQIQAGTWSLVFAPAGLAAIALAEAQYVPIFPLQGTPNLKSVLVVREDSPAQSRTDLTNQTLALGQPGSATGYYLPLYDLYGLTLKEVRFAPTPKTILAWLQDGSVAAGAMSEDDFQAHRREFADTSFRILHQSRAIPMGAVLLSPLVDRNQQRLIEAAMKEAPSNISADAGYVSTAAIPDFDQLIQLVEKVRPLEANIRQQPAILTLEPEEAS; encoded by the coding sequence ATGGCACGCCTGCGTCGGTTGTTTGCGATCGCTTTGCTAGGACTGCTGGTCGCTTGGGTGTTGGCGCTGGCTGGCTGTGGCGAGAGCCCTTCGGCCGCACCACCGACCCGCCTCACCGTTGGCTTGGTCAGCTACGATGCTGACTCGGGCTTGGTTGAGAAGTACGAGCGGTTTCAAGCCTATCTGGCAGAGCGGCTGAAGGCAACGGTAGAGCTAGATCCGGCTTTTAATGAGCTAAGAGCGGTAGAGCAAATTCAGGCGGGCACGTGGTCACTGGTGTTTGCTCCGGCGGGGCTAGCTGCGATCGCACTGGCCGAGGCGCAGTATGTTCCCATCTTTCCCCTGCAGGGTACGCCCAATCTAAAATCCGTCCTGGTGGTGCGAGAAGACAGTCCGGCCCAGTCTCGAACTGACCTGACCAACCAAACTTTGGCCCTAGGGCAGCCCGGATCGGCAACAGGGTACTATCTGCCGCTGTACGACCTCTATGGGCTCACCCTCAAAGAAGTCCGCTTTGCCCCGACCCCAAAAACCATTCTGGCCTGGCTACAGGACGGCAGCGTTGCAGCCGGAGCGATGTCTGAGGATGACTTTCAGGCGCACCGACGAGAATTTGCCGATACCTCTTTCCGCATTCTGCACCAGAGCCGGGCTATCCCGATGGGTGCAGTGTTGCTGAGCCCGTTGGTAGACCGCAACCAGCAGCGCTTGATCGAAGCTGCCATGAAAGAAGCCCCCTCCAATATCAGTGCCGACGCTGGGTACGTCTCCACGGCTGCTATCCCCGATTTTGATCAGCTGATTCAGCTGGTAGAAAAAGTCAGGCCCCTAGAGGCAAATATCCGTCAGCAGCCTGCAATTTTAACCCTGGAGCCGGAAGAAGCCAGCTAG
- a CDS encoding PRC-barrel domain-containing protein encodes MTLDKYRLRSDFLGTQVITRNAGKRLGVVSQIWVDVDRGEVVAFGLRDNILSGVMSGDQQIMPLSSIRQIGDVILVDDEAAVDDDVNVLPFSTLVNCEVVTETGEMLGRVRGFKFDVTTGKLESIVIASLGLPQIPDQVISTYELPIDEIVSSGPDRLIVFEGAEEKLVQLSVGLLERLGVGSPPWDRGDASEYIMPVSTANQLPSGTQPAAEPIRSRAPVVEERWSDDDWGEPEPISLEAEPVRRQMEMYREAPLEESNWNDASGETDYNAFEADYKEVTEDVWSEDQAEPYQAPPVNIPQKKKVTEYEEELDY; translated from the coding sequence ATGACCCTCGACAAGTATCGTCTTCGCTCCGATTTTCTGGGCACCCAGGTAATCACCCGTAACGCGGGCAAGCGCCTGGGGGTAGTGAGTCAGATCTGGGTAGATGTGGATCGAGGTGAGGTTGTAGCCTTTGGGCTGCGGGACAATATTCTGTCTGGAGTGATGTCTGGCGACCAGCAGATCATGCCGCTCAGCAGCATTCGCCAGATTGGCGACGTCATTCTGGTAGACGATGAGGCGGCTGTAGATGACGACGTCAACGTGCTTCCCTTCAGCACTCTGGTCAACTGTGAGGTCGTCACCGAAACCGGTGAAATGCTGGGTCGAGTGCGCGGCTTCAAATTTGATGTCACCACGGGCAAGCTGGAGTCCATTGTGATTGCCTCTCTGGGGCTGCCCCAGATTCCTGATCAGGTGATCAGCACCTATGAACTGCCGATTGATGAGATTGTCAGCAGCGGCCCAGATCGGCTGATTGTATTTGAAGGCGCTGAAGAAAAGCTAGTGCAGCTCAGCGTCGGCCTGTTAGAGCGCTTAGGGGTAGGCAGCCCCCCGTGGGATCGCGGTGACGCTAGTGAATACATCATGCCGGTCTCAACGGCCAATCAGCTGCCCTCGGGCACCCAGCCTGCCGCCGAGCCGATTCGTAGTCGAGCCCCCGTGGTAGAAGAGCGCTGGAGTGACGACGACTGGGGTGAGCCCGAACCCATTTCTCTAGAAGCTGAGCCTGTACGGCGGCAGATGGAGATGTACCGGGAAGCTCCCCTAGAAGAGTCCAACTGGAACGACGCTTCTGGTGAAACCGACTACAACGCCTTTGAAGCCGACTACAAAGAAGTCACTGAAGATGTTTGGTCAGAGGATCAGGCTGAACCCTACCAGGCTCCTCCTGTAAACATCCCCCAGAAAAAGAAAGTCACGGAATACGAAGAAGAATTGGATTACTAA